Below is a genomic region from Onychostoma macrolepis isolate SWU-2019 chromosome 15, ASM1243209v1, whole genome shotgun sequence.
acttagtgtgtgtgtgtgtttgggccCTGAACATCTGTCACACTCCTCCAGAGGCCACAGTGAGTTCAATATTCAGAAATACACCTTCAGGCCCACAATTTGAGCATCTATCATAATAAGAGTGCAGTAAACTCAGCTCAGCATGCGAGAGGATCATTCTGTGTCGCCTCAACCAGAGGTCCCCGGCTAAACATAttgattttgatcatttttttggCTGTTGAAAGAAGTACATGAATGAAGGCGGCggcaaaatattaaatatcattcattgagtaatccactatttatgcattattaaaatcacgagTTGTTTTTCACTGGTCACCATTGGCGTATAATACAACAAGTATTactaaagtcaacagattttactaatagACCTAACAATCTCAAaatgatgctgccatctttctaaagtcattttttcaccctgtaatttggctccgaatctcaggtgaaaattcaCCTTTTGACCCCCCTCTGCAAATCACTGGATTACTCAGAAAATATTCAGCTATAACATTTAATATTCTGGCTTTCATCACTATTTatgtttgtctttcttcagAAGAAATACTAACAGATTCAAAGGCTTTAGCAGAGGACGTTTCTGGTATTCGGTTGATTGCAACCAATTTTACTTTCCTAATGTGACTTAAAGCAGCAAACACCGCCAGTTTTGATTTCATCCTGCCCTCAGCTTGTTCTCCAGCACAGATGAGTGTGTGACTGCACGGCTGAGTAAACACGCGTGAGACAGAGAGTCAGTGCACACACAGCATCGCTGCATCGCCCTGAGGCTGCTCCTCGACTCATGCATCTGGACACATCTTCTGCTTCACGGTGCAGCACTTCTGTTCAGCGTCTCTGACAATTCAACTCCTTTACAAATAGACGCAGCTTTTATGTTCTATTTTTATGCAGTGATGCTCTTTGTACTGGCGCCACACGACCGCTAATTTGGTTCCACTAATTCCTGCTGGTCTGGCTgaacattgcatttttattctAATCCACAACTACTTCAACTTCAAAACATATTTAGACCTAAATGTAAGATTTGTGTATATGAATTGCATAcaacattttcatgaatttgAATTGCAGAGTTTTAatataaactattaaaattaatgtgatgcatatttttcATGTACATATGTGATTTAttatagatttatttatataatagtacacaatcagaatgatttttgtttttatttgcatgctttggatttgttttttgcatttatgttattttactttattatgcatttaatttttaaatgcatttcttaatttattgcagatttgcttattttattcacatttggcagtttatttaattattaatttaattgtttatttgcagCTTTTTGATTTagctattttcatttaattttattccttattttagttttcacaTTTGCTTTTCCTCATGCTGTCTTGCCTAGTTTTTCCTTCCAATAATTAAAGCCAAAGCaacgaaaattctgtcattatttacatgtctacatgaacattttcagtgaataacagtttaaaatgtttaattttatgcCTTCAAAAGTGCATTTTTTGCTCTTTCTGGAGCTttaaagccactgctgaccttCCACTTTCACTGAATGAAAACAGAAAGCAGAGAGGCTTGGAAATTGTGCatctccttttgttttccagagaaGACGAAAAGTCATCCAGCCATGcatggtgagtaaataatgacagaatatacatttttggctGAGCTGTTCCTGTAACAGCAAGTAGATGACCTGATTTTGACATCTCATGCAAATAAAGCATCTGAATACCAGTGCAAACTCGAGTTGAGGGTGTCGAAGCTGCAAACACACCCATCCGCAGCTCAACGCAGACCGAAGCGcaaagacaaagacaaacaGACGCGCTGAACGCGCAAAAGCGCActttccctttcagatgcatgcatgcatgagTTGCATTGTGTCAGAAGCAGAGCTCTTCCTCACCGAGCATGGAGAAGATGAAGTCCTTGGCCGTGTGGATCTCGAGCGCGCGCTGGTCGTCATACTCGCGCTGCTCGTGCTTGCTGAACTCGGCGATCAGCCGGTTGAGCTCCTCTATCCTGGCTCCGGACCTGAAGTCCAGCTCGGGGGCCTGCGGGACGTGTTTGGTGCTGCTCGGGGTGGCGGTGGGGCTGTTGCCAGCTGAACCAGCCCGGCTGGAGAGCGCAGGCGCCGCCATGTTCGCGAGGAGACGGTGAACCGGAGCGGCGGAGCGCAGGCGCTGTACTGAAGCTGGAGGCGGGATGATGCGCAGCTGCGGACCCacactgatttatttttttatttttttattagacaCGTGCTAAAAACTATGGAGGGCCAAATTGCTCATGCATTGTTAGTACATGagtgtgaataaataaatgcattaataaatgcataaataaatgattgattgaatgaattaataaatatttattaattcatttatgtatatatttcaacatttatttaattttgagtaaTTTGGCCCTCCATATGAGTAAACTAAACaactacaaataaattaattaattaataaactagCCTATAAAAGCAAATGTACAATCCAACCACTAATTCCAAATATAATAAATCAATTGTGCTGCAAATGAGTAAATTAAATGagtgaataaaaataaacaaatgtgtaaacctgtaaataaataaataggcctaaataaacaattacacaaatttgcaaatgaataaaactaaataaataaaaaaacccgCAAAGCCTGCCCGATAacatattcataaaaataaacaaataggctatttaagcatgcaaatatatcaaaattttatAAATTCTGCTAAATGTATATGAATTAGAATTAAAATGCACGTTtcgtttttttgaaaatagtaACATTGATTACAACAATAGTCAGAGGTCTCATCTTGTCGAAGGCATAGATTGAGTGTCAGCGCGCGTCCTCCTCCAGCAGGCGCGCTCTGAGCCAGAAGcggaagcagcagcagcagcagcagcatgagCCGGAAGCGGAAGCAGTAGCTGCATGAACCGCAGTGGGGTCGCAGCAGTGATGATGGCGGTGAGGGGGACAGTGTTCAGATGGGTTTCAGAGGACATCATCAGCACACACTACCTGACGAACAGGTGACACACACTCCTCTGACTGCGTGTTTATATCCTGAGCGCCTCACATCACTCACAGCAGCTTTAGTGGCTTTAATCAGCTCATTCATTAAAGCTTCAGCTtaaagtattcttttttttttttaacggaATGAATATCATTGTAAACATAATGATAACGAGCAGCTGTTTAGATTGTAAACGTGTGTTTAGTTCTGTTATGGCATTTGTAGATGTAAACATTATTTAAGGAGAGCCTGAAATAAGAATGGACCttatgtattgtaataataaataatactaataactTTGGCAAAATGGAATAACTTGCTTCAGAAACAACTTTTATATTAATGTAACCAAGGCACAGCAGGcgatgtaaaataataataataataaaatatatatatatatatatataacagtttcATCCCAtcattataatgtaatatattatatcatatatgcGGCCTCAGAAACAAGGATGTTTATGAAAACAGGTGTGTGTTCATTTAAtggacatttgtgaccctggaccaaaaaaccagtcataagggtaattttttgaaattgagatttatacatcacttgaaagctgaataaataatctttccattgatgtatggtttgttaggatcggacaatatttgtctgaaatacaactatttgaaaatctggaatctgagggtgcaaaaaaatctaaatattgagaaaatcacctttaaagttgtccaaattaagtctttagcaatgcatattactaatcaaaaattaagttttgatatatttacggtaggaaatttacaaaatatcttcatggaacatgatctttacttaatatcctaatgatttttggcataaaagaaaagtctataattttgactcatacagtgtattgttggctattgctacaaatatatccgtGCTACTTATTactgctccagggtcacacattgAATGATCCAGTCAAATCATGACAGATAAAATCAAGTCCCTCCCACATTATTCCACTAGTAAAAACGTCTTttcattattgaaaataaatgcattacgTATATTGTTTATAAGTTCTCTCAAGGTTACTTTTATCaaacaagtttttaaaaattaagataaCATTTTTgggttattgtttttattttttccacattCCACCTATTGAAAAAtcaatataaatgaaatatttgatGATTGTTCTGCTCCAAGTAGATTCACTCTTCAGACGCAGCAGAGATGTGGTTTCCGCAAGGTAGCGAAGAAGGTGGAGCCAAAGAAGGGTGTGGCAGAAGAGGCGGAGCAAAATGAAATCCTACACAAGAAGGGCGTGGCTCCTGCTCCAGACCCGCCCACCCCACATGTACCCACCAGGTCATTTGGCAGACTGGTCAAACCATTTGTCTTCACCATAGGGGTAGGTATATTTTGCTGACACATGGCAGGCCTCGTTCATATGCATGAAATATGCAGAaacaatttctgtgtaaatccacatttttatattattatatttaattatattcagTTCAGTGGGacagttaaaatataaaaagggcAAGTTTTACTAAACAGAGCAAATTAGCACAAGAGCACCGGGCgtggaaatttctgcgggtgatttactaacaaaatgcataaattaaagaacacagacgcaacatctcatttacatatcaaGCGCAGTGCAAATTAGCATATtcgcaaataaagaataaagaaataaagtaaaGAAGCCACAGTATGTTGAAAAGAACCGGAGGCCAAGGCCAAGTTTTGATAGACCTGGCATTGCTTGACTCCTAGTTGAGGGTTACAAGTcatcttttatttcctgaagcaaattaaaaataacatggcttgaTATGTTTGGACATTGTGTTTTTCTTGctttaaattaatacatgtgGAAAAAATCCTCTCTCTTCTACCACACGCTCTCTGTTTTCTGCGGTGCCTCCTCTTAGCAACAACAATTGCAGCCATTTAAAGCGCAAAATActagtttaagacatgctttatttaagcgttaaataatggcacaaataccagtaatttgacgagcggAAACGTTAGTAAAACacgttgcgtgattcatttcaatactctcctcccacaacttttgcatctgaaagggaaactcctagaaatgcatattcaatgCAAAGGTCagctgcaaaaataactgtgtctgcgccttttcagcgctaattcgtcactgcgcgtctttagtaaaacttgacagtacaattttaacgccaaaagacagTTTGCAAGGGTTTTATATGCAATTTGCACATTCATTGTATTTGTATTCATTGTGTTTCATGAATAAAgtccaatgtgtgtgtgtggattatGATCTTTCAGAATATCGTAATAACTCCAGCTCAGTTTACAGGTTGTTCGTTCGGCGGAGCGGCGATATGGCAGTACGAAAGTCTCAAATCTCGTGTACAGAGTTATTTTGACGATGTCAAAACAGACTGGATGGAGAAGATAAGGCCTCAGAAACAAGGAGATTTACGCAAACAGGTGTGTGTCCATTTAAtggacatttgtgaccctggatcacaaaaccagtcataagggtaatgtttcgaaattgagatttatacatcatttgctgaataaataagctttccattgatgtatggtttgttaggataggaccatatttgtctgagatacaactatttgaaaatctggaatctgagggtgcaaaaaaatctaaatattgagaaaatcacctttaaagttgttcaaatgaagatcttagaaatgcatattactaatcaaaatttaagttttgatatacagtcatggccaaaaatatcggcacccttggtaaatatgatcaaagaaggctgtgaaaattaatctgcattgttaatccttttggtcttttatttaaaaaattcacaaaaatctaacattttattggataagaatttaaaatggggggaaatatcattatgaaataaatgtttttctgtaatacacattggccacaattaacggcacccttttaatcaatagtttttgaaacctccatttgccagtttaacagctctaaatgttctcctatacgagagatcagagaccattccttcatccagaatcactccagaccctttagattcacagctccatgttgctgcttcttctcttcaggtcactcatgttctacagggttcaggtcagaggactggaatggccagcagaagcttggttttgtgctcagtgacccattttgtgttgttttgaggtttgtgtttggattattatgcggttggaagatccaaacatggcccattataagatttctaacagagtcagtcacttattgattttttatctgttggtatttgatagaacccatgatgccatgtgtctaaacaagatgtccaggacctccagcagaaatataggcccacaacatcaaaaatacagcagtatatttcattgtacacatggggtactttttatccctgtgttcaccaaacccatcttgagtgtttgctgctaaaaagctcattttttagtttcatctgaccatagaagtcagtcccatttgaagttccagtcgtgtctgatactgaatatgctggagtttgtttttggatgagcgaggagaatttttcttgaaaccctcccaaacaacatgtgctgatgtaggtgctatttgactattgttttttttttaaggttttctgaccccgagactcaactattttctgtaattctccagctgtggtccttggagagtctttagccactcaaactctccttctcaccgtgcattaggacgatatagacacacgtcttcttccaggcagtttcctaacattttatgttgattggaaattcttaattattgtcctgattttcactgctctagctcttttcttaaagccacttcactaatttgtgaagctcaattatcttttgctgcacatcagaaatatattctttggtttttctcattgtgatggatgattaagggaatttgggctttgttttccctccaatttatatttctgtgaaacaggaagccatggctggataatttcatgttcataatcaccccggagtgctcaaaatttcgaatatgaatgggaatatacttcagagatattttactcaagatatttctaggggtgccaataattgagtccaacgtgtatttgagaaaaacatttatttcataatgatatttccccccattttaaattcttattatccaatgaaaggttagatttttgtgatttaaaaaaaataaataaaagattaacaatgcagattaattttcacagccttctttgatcatatttaccaagggtgccgatatttttggccatgactgtatttacagtaggaaatttaagaaatatcttcatggaacatgatctttacttaatatcctaatgatttttggcataaaagtaaaatcaataattttgacacatgcaatgtatttttggctattgctacaaatataccccaacagcgacttaagactagttttgtggtccagagtcacatttatgttttcttaatgtgtgtttttaacagaCGTCTGTTGTTCTGCAGATGAATCAGTGGTGGAACAGTTTAAGTGATGGACAGAAAACAGTCACAGGTCAGCCTGAACGACACAAACCAAATTTAGCCATCCATATTACACAGATGAGCAGTTTAGATTGTGGAGACAATGTATTTAATGCAGTTTTAGTACATAAACAGATAATGTCCATCTATTTCTCTGTGCACTGTTCCATCTGAACAAATCTTTCTCTCTCAGGCATCATTGCAGCGAATGCGttggtgttttgttgttggagaGTTCCTTCTCTGCAGCGCTCCATGGTCAAGTACTTCACATCTAACCCCTCCTCCAGTGAGTCAGCTCATCTGTTTTGCTTTCATAATGTGCTGCATCTGAATAACAAATCTCTTTCAAGGTCAGTCTTGTTTACATTGCCTCAAAATGAGGAATTTTGTGTTGGATTGAAAAGGTCTGATTACACTTGGTCtgatttatacttttattgtaCAGTCTGGCGtcttttcaggtttctttggtATTGGAAAGAGTTTTGTCCTGGATTTTTGTATAGATTCTCAAACTGATAATAATGAGTCATTTGCAAACTGAgtaaaaaatgaatgtaatgtattaatttgcaTTAAGCACTAAATTTCTGGTAGCATAACTGGTAGAATATCAGCAATTGCAATTCAGAGTGTTATACTTTAATtgaagataaaacatttttgttattttaaataaaattgctgaaatttaaaaaaaaaaaaagagagagagacagaaaagaAACTACTAActggaaaaaatgttttacatttaaataaaaaaaataaaaaatagaaatattttttaaaacaaaaactgattttaaaaaatgacaaaagaataCAACAACATAACATTAACTGGTTATGCTGTAATTTGATCTGGATTCTGGTCTGGTTTTTGTAGTAATTTAATCTGAATTGTGATCTGGATTATGCGGTAACTTAATCTGCATTCTGATCTGGTTTATGCAGTTATTTAACCTGGATTCAAATATGGTTTCTAATATAATTTAATCTGCATTCTGATCTGGTTTATGCAGTAATTTAATCTGAATCGTGATCTGGtttgtgcaattatttattctggattatacatttatttaatgattcTGATCTGCTTTATGCAGTTATTTAATCTGGATTCTGATCTGCTTAATGCAGTTATTTAATCTGGATTCTGATCTGCTTTATGCAGTTATTTAATCTGGATTCTGATCTGGTTTATGCAGTAATTTAATCTGGATTGTGATCTTTGCACTGTTATTTAATCTGGATCGTGATCTGATTTCAGAGACGCTGTGTTGGCCCATGCTGCTGTCCACATTCAGTCATTATTCTCTCTTCCACATGGCGGCAAACATGTACGTGCTGTGGAGTTTCTCTTCAAGCATCGTCAACATGATGGGAAAAGAGCAGTTCATAGCGCTCTACCTCTCTGCAGGTCTGGATCATTTAAGAGTTTTCAGATTTCAAAAACTATCCTACACTCCTTACACTCTTTAAATTTGTGTTATTGGATTTCGTCTTTCTGTGCACATGTTCTCAGGTGTGATTTCTACGTTTGTCAGTTATGCGAGTAAAACAGCGATGGGTCGGTTTGGTCCATCACTGGGGGCGGTGAGTGCGTTTTCAGATTAAACATTTCAGGATTTCATCAGTGTTCATATGGATGTAGTGAACAGATTATTGCGTTGTGTCAGTCAGGGGCCATCATGGCCGTCCTAGCAGCTGTTTGCACCAAAATGCCTGAAGCCAAACTGGCCATCATCTTCCTCCCCATGTACACCTTCACTGCCGGAaatgtgagtctgtgtgtgtgtgtgtgtgtgtgtgtgtgtaagagtattttagttgttgttgttgttttgtgatGGTCACAGTCTCATGATCTTCTCCTGCCTACAGGCTCTCAAGGCTATCGTCGCCTTGGATGCCACAGGCTTGATTCTGGGATGGCGTTTTTTCGATCACGCAGCTCATTTAGGTGGAGCTTTATTCGGCATGTGAGTGATTTGTCTCTGCTTTCTCTTACATTTAGATTAGTCTAGCAGTTTTTGAAAGCAGaaagtgttgttattgttaaccagaactattaaatattgtttttgttagttgaaataaagctgaaaggaaataaaatataaatattagatgaaaaacctgaagtgaaaattagaaatgttgccctggcaactaaaaataaaagtaaagtaaaaaatacattaaaactgaagaaatgaatatatatatatattaggggtgaccccgaatagtcgaagattcgatgcttcgattcgaggagcctgattcgactcccaatctcacagtcgaatattcgcgggtgttatgatcatgccattttggctatatgggggtgctcaatgtctgatttcacatagaactaccagttttctcccaataagttaatatacagcctattatgataatgctgtaaataagaatctgaaaagaaaaaaaaaagctttaaataaatattttaacgtgcgtgaataaatccaaccacccctatagatttaaatttcactttcgtgaccgacagaggagcatcttggcggcaaggatttaaaactttaacaagactcaaactgacgcagagtgaaagactggatttttttcgatcaggtaggatacaagcgatttcaaaacatttcagccggtttatatatatcgtgtatatattatttatctcgtatatgatgcatttggttgagtcgctgcagtaaagcgctttattgaacagtgattatctcttcagtgcgcagcgcgagcaggacaaacaactatgcagaatagtaataactatgactgggactgtcacaTAGGCCTACACATAACAttatgagaacactattataataaaacactatgaatttttagagtttatt
It encodes:
- the parlb gene encoding presenilin-associated rhomboid-like protein, mitochondrial isoform X1 — translated: MNRSGVAAVMMAVRGTVFRWVSEDIISTHYLTNSRFTLQTQQRCGFRKVAKKVEPKKGVAEEAEQNEILHKKGVAPAPDPPTPHVPTRSFGRLVKPFVFTIGFTGCSFGGAAIWQYESLKSRVQSYFDDVKTDWMEKIRPQKQGDLRKQTSVVLQMNQWWNSLSDGQKTVTGIIAANALVFCCWRVPSLQRSMVKYFTSNPSSKTLCWPMLLSTFSHYSLFHMAANMYVLWSFSSSIVNMMGKEQFIALYLSAGVISTFVSYASKTAMGRFGPSLGASGAIMAVLAAVCTKMPEAKLAIIFLPMYTFTAGNALKAIVALDATGLILGWRFFDHAAHLGGALFGIWYIIYGHELIWKKREPLVKMWHDFRTRGPPGPGPGGNGSI
- the parlb gene encoding presenilin-associated rhomboid-like protein, mitochondrial isoform X2 is translated as MNRSGVAAVMMAVRGTVFRWVSEDIISTHYLTNRFTLQTQQRCGFRKVAKKVEPKKGVAEEAEQNEILHKKGVAPAPDPPTPHVPTRSFGRLVKPFVFTIGFTGCSFGGAAIWQYESLKSRVQSYFDDVKTDWMEKIRPQKQGDLRKQTSVVLQMNQWWNSLSDGQKTVTGIIAANALVFCCWRVPSLQRSMVKYFTSNPSSKTLCWPMLLSTFSHYSLFHMAANMYVLWSFSSSIVNMMGKEQFIALYLSAGVISTFVSYASKTAMGRFGPSLGASGAIMAVLAAVCTKMPEAKLAIIFLPMYTFTAGNALKAIVALDATGLILGWRFFDHAAHLGGALFGIWYIIYGHELIWKKREPLVKMWHDFRTRGPPGPGPGGNGSI
- the parlb gene encoding presenilin-associated rhomboid-like protein, mitochondrial isoform X3; its protein translation is MNRSGVAAVMMAVRGTVFRWVSEDIISTHYLTNSRFTLQTQQRCGFRKVAKKVEPKKGVAEEAEQNEILHKKGVAPAPDPPTPHVPTRSFGRLVKPFVFTIGFTGCSFGGAAIWQYESLKSRVQSYFDDVKTDWMEKIRPQKQGDLRKQMNQWWNSLSDGQKTVTGIIAANALVFCCWRVPSLQRSMVKYFTSNPSSKTLCWPMLLSTFSHYSLFHMAANMYVLWSFSSSIVNMMGKEQFIALYLSAGVISTFVSYASKTAMGRFGPSLGASGAIMAVLAAVCTKMPEAKLAIIFLPMYTFTAGNALKAIVALDATGLILGWRFFDHAAHLGGALFGIWYIIYGHELIWKKREPLVKMWHDFRTRGPPGPGPGGNGSI